Part of the Plectropomus leopardus isolate mb chromosome 7, YSFRI_Pleo_2.0, whole genome shotgun sequence genome, ATTATTTAAGTTGGCAAGAAAcatgaaagccaaaaaaggtTGCACTTAGACTTATTGAATAACAACCATATGATGAACTGTCAAACaatctttgtttctgttttgtcagGTCCCACGTTATTGAACAAGCTGGAAGTGGCTCTGTCTAATGAGAACTTGTCTGTGGACGTCGTGTCTCACTGCCTGCTGTGTCTGAAGGAAGAATGGATGAAGTGAGTAAAGTTCAATCATAATTTATAGGAAATAACCTTTAAAGAAAAGctattgtgctcattttcaaaatcagaaatactttattgatccctggaGGGAAACTGTGGTTcattacagtcgctctgatgccagcaaaGTGAATTATAGCAAGTAGAAAGAAGTACCAGCTCAAGTATATAAagatagaaaacagaaaatacagtaaGAGTTAAACAATAAGCatagtatgtaaatatttaaatatttaaaataaagtatgaatagtatgctgagtatgtaagtgtgtaaaatataaaggacagaaatacagtaatgGACAATTAgtactgaatatttaaattataatatggataatgtgcttagtttataaaatataaaactgcttTGTGCTACAAatttttaggttcatacttttttttgggTTCCTtcttgaacatgtttacatgctttaaaaaaaaaaccacattattttcctcatactgacTGAGAAGGCTTGCTGCTTGAGCACCTGTCAGCATTTCCTGGTTTTCCGCATTTCTGCGTCACTGAGTCATAATTGGAGCCAGAAAATGACTGTGCTATGaataatcacaaataaaagtttCAAACACAACTGGATGTGTTCTAACAGGAACGTGATCCGAAATCGTGGTGAAATTAACAATGTCGCAAACCAAGATTTCACGTTAAGTAGCTACATATAACATTGAACTTGCAGCGGGGGGATGATTGTAATGGAAAATAACTGCATTTTCTACACtgagaaaaatcaccaataaaagcttctaaaccgAAATCTTAACAACCATAAAAGTTCCAAAAGTATTATCCAAAATTGGGCGGTAAACCTGAGATAAGAAGTTTCCCCTGACATTAGCACCCGTGAGGGTCCTAATTATTTGAGCTAAGGTAAAAAATCAATGCACAATTTAAGTCTTGCTATGTTTTAACACTGAACACTTTCATTCCACACTGTTGAGGTtaaaaaatacttgtgaaatgatGATTTCAAATGATTAATACCTTCTGACATGACTGTATCCGATGTGGTATAAACTGATTGGATTGGGTTTCAGTTATTTCTCCACAAAgatatttttgttctttcactttcttttgacattttctgcattcaCTTTCTTCTCTTCTAACTCTTGCCTGAAGACATGTTATTATTTAAGCTGCCATTACACACCTTGACATCACTCCTTGACACGACTGTAACAGAAAATATGGACACTTTGTACCATGAAAATAACCAGTAAAAGCTTCTTAACCAAATCTTTACAATTAAATATGTTCCAATAGGAATATTATCTGAAatcaaccaagattacatgctTCCCTGACGTGTAGCATGTAGCATTGTACTTGCAGCCTGGGAGTAACTGTACCAGAatatagcagcactttctatTGTGACATCTGTGAGGGTCCTCATTGGTTGAGCCAAggtaaaaaagtaaatgcaaaATTCAAGTCTGACAATGATTTAACACTAAACACTTAAATTCTATACTGTTGGGGTtgaaaaatacatgtgaaatatgattaattaaaatgattaataccATCTAATATTACCGTTTCTAATGTGATCTAAACTGATTGGACTGGGTTTCAATTTCTCCACAGACATTTTGtgcaatctctttttttctgacttgcAATTCTTGCCAGAAGACATGTTATTATTTAAGCTAAAATTACACGCCTTGAAATCACTCCTTGACATGACTGTAACAGAATACAGCAGCACTTACTACAGTGAAAAATCACTAATGAAAGCTTCTAAACTTAAAATCTTCAAAACTGGACATCCAAAATCAGGGATAAATTAACATTATcggcaaccaagattacatgtttccctcatgttatgtagctacatgtagcaatgCACCTGCAGCCTGGGAATGACTGTTTCAGAGTATTGCGGcactttttactgtgaaaaatcaccattaaaagaacaaaattttACAACCAGACATGTTTCAGCAGTAATATAGTCCAAAATTGGGGATCaattaacaacattaacaaccaAGATTACAGTTTTCCATGATCTTAGCacgtagctacatgtagcagtgcaCTTGCACCCAGGGACTGACTGTAGCTGCATAGCTGCACTTTCtattgtgaaaaatcaccaagaaaagCTTCTGTACACAATCAGACATGACAGGAATTTGATACAGAAttggggagaaattaacaacatcgcTAACCAAGTTTACAGGTTTCtgtgatgttagcatgtagctacatgtagtagtgcctggagcagatgaccatataaataaatctgtcaCAATTTGGCCTCATCTTGGAGCCAAAGTAGAAAGAAACATACAATAGTTAATTTAGAACAGTGTGAAGCCTGAGGTTTTAGCTCACAGTGAGTACTTTTACTGACGTTTACCTTATTATTTGAAAGTTAAgccatttttaataaaatcatcGAACATTGTTACGTTATTCGTATGacagaaaatgtggaaaagcaTTGAAGTTCCCTTTTATTCTCATAGCTTGTTCTCTCTCCTTCAGTAAAGTCAAGGTGCTGTTTAAGTTCTCCAAAGTGGACGGGCGAGGGAGGGAGGACACCCAGAAGGTTCTGGCCCTCCTGGGCGCCACAGGGCCGGGCGAGGAGGACAACGTCAGGCTGCTCAAGTTCTGGATGACTGGACTCAGCAAAACCTACAAAAGTCATTTAATGACAGCCGTccgaggaggggagaggagccCCAGCCAGtgacaaagaggaggaggaggaggaggaggaggaggtagaggGGGTGAAAGAAAGGGAGCTGAAAAGGGGGAAATACTAATGAAGGGAAAGTGAAAGCAAGACTCCTTTCATCATTATTTTGGGACTTTTAGTGGAGTGAAAGAGGAAAGTGAATGGATGACAGAAATGCTCTGACTCATCCATTATTGTCGTTTTAAGTAGAAATGTACCGTTCCTAACACTGATTATTATCCTGCACAGATTAACACGTATGGTCAGTTTGGATAATGCATGAGGgcttttgtttgtcaaaggGGATTATTGTAGAAACCTCTTCATACTTATATGTGAAGTTTAACTTATTACAGACTTTGCACTTTGTTCACTCTTTactgatgttttaaaatgaaacaaattaatATGAACTCTCATTTTGATATCCTGTTTTTAAATTCCACAATTGGCTCCATCTTGTGGTGAACAGGAAGAATAAAGAGGGAGTGAATcggaggaggagagcagcatTTCCTCTGCCAGCTCCCACTCACTTGTTTGAGTGGCTGTCGGCCAGCAAGCCTCAAGTGGTGTAAGACAACACTTTTAAGGTTTTCTGGTGTCCTGAAATGTACAAAGCAGTTGCATAACACGGCCCTGCTCCAGTACAGCCGACCACATCAGCAGGATTTTAGATTCTTAATGAGCCAGTCTCACACTGATCCACTAAAAAGctgcgtttttgttttttttcataccacAGTTAATTGAGCTTGTTGTGTTGCTGAAGCTTGCAGACTTCAGTCAATAAAATTCAACAACATACggttttgtttaaaatcaatggggggtgtttttttcttgatcaGTATGCATGTAATGATTGTGTAATTTCAGCTCATTTTGCAGCCCAATTTAAATGGAAAAGTGAATTTGTAGATATTAGGATTGATTAGCTTTCTTTGCAAACCAAATCCAAGCCAAATTGTCTACTTCTCAGCATTGTTGGAATGCTGCTGCGTCTTAATAgagttttacctttttttgttttgcttctctcTGAAAGCTCAGATCTGGATTTCATTTTGCAAGTTTCACTAAAAGAAGCACAAACCTAATTTGCAGCAGCTCCACAAATTAGTTGCATATTTACTCTCCTCAATATGCAAGCAATGTATGAAACAGGAAGACGGCTCACTGGCTGGATATTTATACCCgtcattaaaacacacagtgtaTGTGAAGAGGTTTGGAGTTGATGGTACCTCTGGGAGTGTTAATGCTTTACTTGTGGTGAAGCTGCTGCTCTCTAGTTTCCTTTTCCTCACAGCAGAGCTGGGATTTTGGGAAAGTGTCTTGACTTCTTTGGCTCGTGTTCAAAAAAGGACACAATTTCTCTTTGACATGAAGAAACAACTTTGCACTTCCTTCCTTTCATTACTGATTAACTCCCCTCGTGAACAGAGAGCCAAAATAACATGACACCTCACACAACCTGAGGGGACAGAACAACACATCACTGACGGGATGATGAGAGCTGTGCACAATGTTGTGGACGTCACAGTCACACCAGCCGTCTCCGTGGAACCGATCTGAGCAGAAATGACTGCAGAAAGCTATCACACATGGAATGACTTGCAAGTTCTGGCAATGTGTTGCAACCCTGCTTTTAGAGGAATGTGATTCCTGatttataaagagaaaaaaaaagcagatcatGTGATGATTAAACAGGATGATATTGCGCACTGACTCTGGAGGGATAAAGACTGGGGATCCACAGGCACAGAGGTGTGGGGGAGAGtccaaatgaaaaacatacGCTCCAACTGCATGACTAAGCCTCCTTGGGCCTGGTTTGGAGGGGGGGAGGATGGGGGTGAGAGGGTGGGTGTCAGGGAAAGTGGGGAGCAGGGGGGGAGGGGGCCGGGTCAGTCAATAGTGAGGTAAAACGTGTGGCGGTGGGAGGGGCCGAGACTTAAAGGGAGCAGACAAGCAATCCAGCAGGGCACTTTCACTTTGAGCGGAGTGAGGATACACAGAGTGgccagagggagagacagagaagaggaggCCAGTGTCTCTCCCGCTTTATCCATTAACCAGTTTTTCGAGGGAGAGAGGAGTGGCTCAAATTAGGCTGTTGAGGAAGATTCTAGGTCAGTagtgagagggagaaagggaaagagatatagtgcaaaacaaacaaaagctttcATAGGGAAAGGGCTGCAGCCACTCAGGCTTAAGTGGGAAAATCCAAAGTGAGAGAGCAGGATGGCGTGAGAGGATAAATGAGGCATTTATTGGAAAGTACCAAAAGGACTCAAAAGGAAGGAATGTATAAGGGATGTCAGCAAGAAGACTGAATATCAGACGGTGAAAGAGAAGACACAGCAACGCACTTTGTGTCAAAGACCTCAAGAAACCACAGAGGAGGAAACTTAGCCTTTCACAGACTGACACAAAAACCCGTCTGCAGAGTGATTGCCGTCAACAAGAGAAATGGAGAAGTGTCCATTCTTAGAAAGATAGGAAGGATGTCACTGCCAGGTGAGAAACGCAACTTTACTTTTGTGACTCtgtagaaaaacagtgaaatactaGAACTAGTACTCATATAGCCATGTTGAGTCAGTGAATCAAAACTGATTagttctgtcattttgcattgTTACGATAGCATTTCCGGTGTCTTAATTCAATTAGAAGTATTGCAAAACCAGgccatgtttcatgtttttctctgtagaAATGGCTAATTGAGGCAGGAAATGATGTAACACTTTTTCGTAGGTATGCAGTTTGAACAAGCTACAAAACCACAGAAAGTTTCCAGCAATTATCTGAATgtgttctgtctcttttctctcttttgacTCATGCCTCcaacagttttgctgttgctatCACTCTGGACTGTCCGATGTGGTGGATGTGACTTTGACCGGGAAGgtgtgaaaaacatcaaaacaactATTGACTCCAATCCAAGTGGATTTGTAAGTTCACTTTTGactttattcatgtttttttttgtgtgtcctttcagtgtttctaaaatgtGCTCTCTGTGGaaattgtattttctcattaaatgtatttacttcACTTTCAAGAAGACAATCTCTTGTATTGACTTCTTCAGTTAGATGGTATAAAAAGGCGGTCAAAGGTGAAGATCTCACACAAATGAATGACAGCAATCGGCTCTGCATTGTTATCTGATAACCTGCAAAGTTAACAATGGCAAAGTGTGTTTATGACAGACCTGCGTAGCTCGACAGAGTCAACAGTCAAACAGGGTGTAGTTTCACTTCAGTGGATGATTATGTTGTTATCCACACAATTACACTTCTCTTGTCAAACTCAGTCGTTACTATAGTTCATTGTAGtaataattaaccctttgaaatctgtgcaaagtggcttcatttctttcaaaaacatggggagaaggcaatgagcagcttaagaaaaaaattaacccaaaattagcaagaaaatactaaaaaagtaCCAGGGAATTACCCTGAAATCtggaaaaaatagagaaaaccccccaaaacaaacaaacatagaaataatctgaaaaatgtgcttaataattttctaataaatctgtaacacaattttaaatgtctaattatgataaataaaaatctattttctagacattttccctagcttttaaaaaagtattgccTAAAACTACAACTTTCTTGCAgtttgaggaacatttcttaccagttgcccattaccttttttcccccatgtttatgaaagaaaattaaccaAGTTGCTCAAAATTTCACTGTTTAAATAATTGTATATGTATTGTAATtgttaatccaggtttcaagtgGTTCAATTATAAATGCTAACTTATTTCAAAGTCTGTGGGTGTATTCTCATCTTTTGCctttgctttctgtctctcttccagCGGACAGTATTTCCTAAAGATTACTATGTAGTGCACCGCTACACAAAAAGCATGCTCTGTGACACTGATCCGGTGAGTTGCTTATCAGATAAATAGAGGAAATGGGGCTTGATGTGCATTAAGTGGCTCGGACATCTTCAAGTCTTTCCACACCATTAGCCTCTGGTTTCTCTAACAAGATAATCATTAGCTTCTACCTCATCTCCAGCTACTGTCAACAGGCTCTGTAACTGCTAAGTTTAGCACAAAGCTGTATCATGCTGCTTCAAGTCTCGCTTGTAATTGAGCAATTGATGTGGTTCTTGCGGTGGTTTGTCACATGTTTTGCACACTTACTCTAACTGCTTTATATTCTCTCTGCAGTGTTGTGTGTTCCCTGCTGCAGTCGTCCTCCTGGAGTCCTGGCACGTGCTTCTTGGAAACCTCTGGGATGAGCACCTAAATCACTCCTTAATCCTCGATCTGAAGCACACACTggataaaattataaaaaggaaCAGAAATACAGAGGTAGggttttatttcaaatgtataCCTTATTGCATGTTTTGCTTTACtctgttaactctttgaaacctgagcaaattggcttgatttaattcaaaacaatgaaaagaaggcaataagcaatttaaggagaaatgatgcaaaagataaaacaaaattaggggtcaagaaaattacctgaaaatgtgcttcagaataagaaataaatattatttattttctaaatctactgttttttttgtgcaatttgtaggacatttcctgCAGAGTTGACAactttctctccatgttttgcaagaaattgcaccaatttgctcagagttcaaatattcaaatacttttgaaagacatcTAAACCCAGCACAAGGAAATTGATGTtaagatttcaaagggttaaataaagtttcaaatacatcattttcatgcaaaaacaggTTAGAAATATAATCATTTAATATGTGATTGCATTAATATTTCAATCAATGTAAAAGTGCGTCAATATAGGTTGTACTGCTGAAAATCCCTTCAATgggcctcctcttcctctcactgtaaaatctttgattaaaagaaatctaggattaccttgaaaaatgcaagtaaatataactactaTTCTTCATATGTGCGTACTTTATATCAAATTGTTAAGTCTACATAAAAGTTAGTTATATTTACTggattttgtaaagttgttgcaacttagaAATGAccagttttattaaaacaatctTAAGCAACTTTGgtaaacaaagttttctgtgctatatatctgcaTTCTGCTGGtttcaaactgcattttcttaaacaaaacatagcttgcagatctcctaacttcatcattggcaaaatcctttttgtcatgatcaagtcaagtcagactagctttgtttactgaagttttAACAAGGAAATTTCACTTGTAACAACAACtccacaaaattaaaataaataataaaataataaatacagctaACTTTTAAGTAAACAATTAGATATTacgtaaacataaattaaaatgaatagttacattttctttcttttttcaaggcaatcagtttccaagatcaTCTTAATTAAGACCTACTTGTCGGATATTACAgttcattaaaaatatgaatttgttcCTTGTTTCCTTCTCTCAGAGGTTCCAGGAGGAGACGGACCTTTCCCAATTCTCCCCATTATCTTCCTCTCCTGAAGAACTCCTCAAGCTCACGTCAGAACTTCTCACTCGATGGCTCGATGTCGGGTGCTTGCCTGAGATCGAAACCTGCTCCCTGCCCACTTTGCCGCCCTCTGTTGAGAGGAAGGACTACGGTCCATCGAGGGCCAGACTCTTGACCACCCGAGCTATCAGCAACGAGGAGGAAGGACAGCTCGATAAGATAATAGACAGTACGCAGCCTTCATCCAATGGTGGTCCTCCATCCCTATCATATTCCGCTTCTGTCTGGAGCCCCTTGCTATTCAGACTCTACTGGTGGCTGATGCCATAGTTACTAAAAAAGGatctttttttatgatgcacacaaaatgcaagacATTTCCTGGCACTGAATGTTCGTTTTCTTATATTTGTGTTTCAATGCAGCAAGCTTTGTTAATATGAAGTGATACACAGGTTGTATTTAATGTCCAAAGTTAGTTCACGTAGTCCGCCGTGCAACAGTGCTCTGTAACATCACCAATATAAACATATAGTTATCCTCTCTAGAGCAAGCCACAAGCTGCAGCCAGCTATGCTCTTCATGCTAACCAGAGATAAATGCTGAGTAAGCCAATGCACATAAGCCATCGTCTGTTGATGTGGAATTCATCACTGTTTACAATGAATGTTATGTATATGTAAGATATTACAGTCTGTGGGAGTTTACTTTTGTACATACCTgtaaattaaagacatttagatATATAAACATTGTTAGTTTTTGATATAATATCCCAAAGGTTGTAAGCtatatttatttgctgtttGGTCATCAGTGATGGAGAGTACatgtaaaggtccagtgtgtacaatttagtggcatctatcAGCattaatgttatatattattcATTGCTAtgtttcattagtttataatcgcctgaaaacaagaattgttgtgtttttgttacctctCCGATGAGTTCGCCATGATGATGGCTCAAGATATTTTCGTTTTTGTATCAGCCACGTCGATCTCTTGGACAATTGGAGCATCGTTTCAGttcaacctcaccactagatgccactaaatcctacatactggacctttaatgcaCAATTTTGAGGTACCTTACTTGAGTATGTccatttgtttctattttatacTTAAACTCCACGACATTTCAAAGggaaatgttgacatttttacacagtacatttatctgacagctgctTACATAATATTTAACAACTGTTAACTTTAGCTTCACATGCATCAACAATACTAGTCTCACAGGATTACAGAGAGAATTTTCTGcattatacttttacttttgagactttaatatattttacaaacaatGCTTGCATACTTTTACTAGAGGTGTGGACTAAGGTCACAAATTTGTGACAAAAGACTCCACTTGACAAAATATTAAAGACTTTCGACtcaacttggactttaacaccaatgacttgtGATTTCACTTTGACTTCTGACAGCAttcttactttaaaatgttcaatCCAATTTGGGAAGTGaaatttatggacattttttcaatataagaTGTGTTAAATACAAGACAGCAAGACTTACACCAAATtccttctgttgttgttgtactGGTTGATAGTGTAATTTGCTATGAAAATACAATGTCAGCACTACTTTTATGTTATTAAGttttaacaaacttgttttaactaATAAATGTACAATGTAAGACACCTTTatgatttctgtaaatgtaatgtgttatttctttcctgttaaaatggcattacatgtGGTGAAGAGctcattatgacttgtttaggactctgAACTGAAAACTAAGGACTTGACATAGGATATGTCAGTCTTGACATTAGACTTGAGatttacttgtgacttgcaaaacaatgactgaCTATTACTTAAGTGTAATTTTGAGTGCAAACTGTACTTGTAAcagagtttggtgtttttgacttgGGACTTTCCTTTGGACTTGAGTTCAAAGACTTCAGATGAACTTGtgatttgcaaaacaatgacttggtcccacctctgacTTTAACTTCAGTATAATTTGTAATGTAGACCTTGCCTCtaactgagtatttttacactatggcattgttatttttgcttaagtaaaagatctgtgAGCCACTGAGAACGGttagatatttatattttcgTCCATTCTGCTTAAACAAGTTagattttgtttataattttgcaTTCCAGCAACATGACACAGAGTGTGTGCAAAGCGTCCAACATTTATGTCAGCTCAACCGTATCTGCCGGCTCTTTTAAAGAGTCATTCCAAGAGTGCAAATGCTCCAAAAGTATTTTggaactgataaaaaaaaaaaaaaactgaaagaggGGTTGCAGATGAGGAAGGAATGTGCTCTGGATCCAACAGGACCCCAGAGATGATCTGAGTCCTGTCAGGATCTACACACGAGAAATAAAAAGTCCGCCATTTGGTGCTTGCACTTGCCCCTGCATGTACACACCCACGCATGTAGGCCTATTGTGCACCGCTGTCGTCACAGGATCCTCCTTACAGTTTCATAATCCTTAAAACACAGAGGTATGTAGCTCTGGCCACTATGGGAACAAACTTTTGGCTTGCACCCCGAGTTTTCATTGACCTTTTTTCCACTGAACTTGTGTCAGAATTTGGAAGGACAAACGTAATACAGCATAAATGCACATTACAAAAAGTTAGATAATGCTAGAAGAcaaaatgtttgacaaaaacaaaaatcagggCAGAGGCTCAAATGCTATTCTTCTGGACTGTGGACAGTGCACATTTCCAAGCATCTGTTCCTGGCAAAAacttgaaaagagaaaaaaaatattaaaggcaaaaacgtgaaaagagaaaaaaaaatattaaagggatagttcagattttttgaagtggggttgtatgaggtacttatccatagacagaatattacatacagtagatgtcagttggcacacCCCCAGTGTGGAGAAGCAGGCGTCTGACTGGGGGGATGGGGGTCACTAACAAaccatattttagccacctaaaaaagtcccacccttctctgctttaccttaatgtgagacagtgatttccaacaagaaaattaagttgttacattgctctcttcaaagccggactccattgagaaaaacactgatttaacaaCGCTTAACAccggagctgctggtctgccacTTCCTTGTTTGATTCTGGTGTTAAAGAgagttagtttggattcaccaaagtcatgcagcaacacaaactaactaaccaaAGCAGCGGtggatcagcagct contains:
- the zgc:174888 gene encoding uncharacterized protein zgc:174888 — its product is MSLPVLLLLSLWTVRCGGCDFDREGVKNIKTTIDSNPSGFRTVFPKDYYVVHRYTKSMLCDTDPCCVFPAAVVLLESWHVLLGNLWDEHLNHSLILDLKHTLDKIIKRNRNTERFQEETDLSQFSPLSSSPEELLKLTSELLTRWLDVGCLPEIETCSLPTLPPSVERKDYGPSRARLLTTRAISNEEEGQLDKIIDSTQPSSNGGPPSLSYSASVWSPLLFRLYWWLMP